One region of Etheostoma spectabile isolate EspeVRDwgs_2016 unplaced genomic scaffold, UIUC_Espe_1.0 scaffold00019063, whole genome shotgun sequence genomic DNA includes:
- the LOC116683706 gene encoding scavenger receptor cysteine-rich domain-containing group B protein produces MWSIMGVPGGLLWLLILSFSEGVSVQPEPNSTAVEGQVHLANGGNSSCSGRVAIFLRGQWGTVCDDSWDLVDAQVVCRQLGCGRAMSAPQSARFGQGSGPIWLDNVNCTGSELKLSECSHRGVGSHDCNHNEDAGVVCEEPNSTAVEGPVHLANGGNSSCSGRVEIFLRGQWGTVCDDSWDLVDAQVVCRQLGCGRAMSAPQSARFGQGSGPIWLDNVNCTGSESKLSECSHRGVGLHDCNHNEDAGVVCEGKYKCVQLKAMKSHCVTCCLWCTI; encoded by the exons ATGTGGTCCATAATGGGGGTGCCCGGGGGTTTGTTGTGGCTCCTCATTCTGAGTTTTTCAGAAGGCGTTTCAG TTCAACCAGAACCCAACAGCACAGCAGTTGAGGGGCAGGTCCATCTGGCCAATGGAGGAAACAGCTCCTGTTCTGGCAGAGTAGCGATCTTCCTTCGTGGACAGTGGGGGACAGTTTGTGACGATTCCTGGGACCTGGTTGATGCTCAGGTGGTGTGTAGACAGCTGGGCTGTGGCAGGGCCATGTCAGCACCACAAAGTGCACGCTTTGGACAGGGCAGTGGGCCCATCTGGTTGGATAATGTCAATTGCACAGGCAGCGAATTAAAGCTCAGCGAGTGCAGCCACAGGGGGGTTGGATCCCACGACTGTAATCACAATGAGGATGCTGGTGTGGTCTGCgaag AACCCAACAGCACAGCCGTTGAGGGGCCGGTCCATCTGGCCAATGGAGGAAACAGCTCCTGTTCTGGCAGAGTAGAGATCTTCCTACGTGGACAGTGGGGGACGGTTTGTGACGATTCCTGGGACCTGGTTGATGCTCAGGTGGTGTGTAGACAGCTGGGCTGTGGCAGGGCCATGTCAGCACCACAAAGTGCACGCTTTGGACAGGGCAGTGGGCCCATCTGGTTGGATAATGTCAATTGCACAGGCAGCGAATCAAAGCTCAGCGAGTGCAGCCACAGGGGGGTTGGATTGCACGACTGTAATCACAATGAGGATGCTGGTGTGGTCTGCgaaggtaaatacaaatgtgtacaacTAAAGGCAATGAAGTCTCACTGTGTAACATGCTGTCTATGGTGTACCATTTAG
- the LOC116683704 gene encoding mannose-binding protein C, whose translation MHSMCCNMFVSRLWNPLSDQTCRSGASFKITPQNTLIFLICMHSHHVLVTFLWQLRRSSTSCRSLFMYSMRMFLLFCVLCLMSSTGYSQLPGPPGPKGDPGHDGPAGPAGRPGLPGAPGEPGAWGPVGPPGSAIFCGRGVSGQELETLKNSLAKLELVVNYDFVRRVGQKYFVSYKKRDSFSRAVEFCSQRGLELALPQNEEENNVLTQVFGDDNKTAWINVNTNKAEGNFEADMKNRPLTFTKWGEGQPDKSIQDTGCTTLSENAFWRVTHDCSLNAYIVCQM comes from the exons ATGCACTCCATGTGTTGCAACATGTTTGTTTCCAGACTTTGGAATCCCCTTTCTGATCAGACATGTCGAAGCGGTGCTTCGTTTAAAATCACTCCTCAAAACACACTCATATTTCTTATATGTATGCACTCTCACCACGTCCTCGTCACTTTTCTTTGGCAGTTGCGAAGAAGCAGCACATCCTGCAGATCACTTTTCATGTATTCT ATGAGGATGTTCCTACTGTTCTGCGTCCTCTGCCTGATGTCTTCTACTGGCTACAGTCAGCTTCCAGGACCTCCTGGTCCTAAAGGTGACCCAGGACATGACGGGCCAGCTGGGCCAGCTGGGCGACCTGGGCTACCTGGGGCACCTGGGGAACCTG GAGCGTGGGGACCAGTTGGACCGCCTGGATCTGCTATATTCTGTGGACGAG GTGTCTCTGGTCAGGAACTTGAGACCTTAAAGAACAGCCTCGCTAAGTTAGAGCTGG TCGTGAACTATGACTTTGTCCGAAGAGTTGGCCAGAAATACTTTGTGTCCTACAAGAAGAGGGACTCTTTCTCCAGGGCCGTTGAGTTCTGCTCCCAACGAGGCCTAGAGCTGGCTTTGCCCCAGAACGAGGAGGAGAACAACGTACTTACTCAGGTGTTTGGGGATGACAACAAAACAGCCTGGATCAACGTCAACACTAACAAAGCTGAGGGGAATTTTGAAGCTGATATGAAAAACCGACCTCTGACCTTTACGAAATGGGGAGAAGGGCAGCCAGACAAATCCATCCAGGATACAGGCTGCACCACGCTGTCAGAAAACGCCTTCTGGAGAGTGACACACGACTGTTCTCTGAATGCTTACATCGTTTGTCAGATGTAG